A genome region from Sceloporus undulatus isolate JIND9_A2432 ecotype Alabama chromosome 1, SceUnd_v1.1, whole genome shotgun sequence includes the following:
- the LOC121934484 gene encoding macrophage-expressed gene 1 protein-like: MVLWLWPLLLLLRAEDGRAQDVAFKACKLQGSKEKVLEVLPGGGWDNLRNVDMGMVMSLNYSQCRTTEDGEYLIPNDVHVVPLKKSKVEIHSELIEDWLSYTDAFATSINAEASFLSVLNGKFSVSSQETKMHNVYDETVTTRVQVRYHIYSVKSQPSFTLDKDFRHQLLTIGNQLENNQSRIAEYLAEMLVLNYGTHVLTNVEAGASLIQEDQVKRSFVLDKESEKAGITASASATFFNKVNVGINFSTQVSDDLTKGYLDNTVDSTLESWGSVPFYPGITLQKWQEGIPNGLVAIGKSGLPLPFFITAEALPELPEPTVTRVAAMVENAIRLYYAVNTHPGCVKPDSSNFNFQANVDDGSCQSSNTNFTFGGVFQECHGVSGQDTQELCHSYQIQNPLTGGYSCPTNFTAVLLHGEQRTTSKPKTECHEQCHSCWLVFSCCSRVCGIRYYPTTVKFNAYWCAATSSVPQNSGFLFGGLYSSGNENPITSNYACPAYFFPLVLFDNLKVCVSSDYEMGTRFAVPFGGFFSCESGNPLAGLLKGQSPGILQDFFYQDSSTQYPMKCPAGHSQHKAYMSDGCEILYCLQAGTLFAQQLAPVRLPPFLRSPSSGSNLPETILVRTEGSLAWVKMRQSGIWRLANATDEKQMAFLLQGEKSSRPSAGAIAGISVAVIAVLAMTIALVYRIRRYKTRGYQEVSNEHLVEDQGNYGTTTPELSAA; this comes from the coding sequence ATGGTTCTTTGGCTTTGGCCTCTCCTGCTTCTCCTGAGGGCGGAGGATGGGAGGGCTCAAGATGTAGCGTTCAAGGCCTGTAAACTACAAGGCTCCAAGGAAAAAGTGCTGGAAGTGCTGCCAGGGGGTGGCTGGGACAACTTACGCAATGTGGACATGGGAATGGTGATGAGTCTGAATTACTCCCAGTGCCGGACCACAGAAGATGGTGAATACCTCATTCCCAATGATGTTCATGTGGTGCCGCTCAAGAAGAGCAAAGTGGAAATTCACTCAGAGCTCATTGAGGACTGGCTGAGCTACACAGATGCCTTCGCTACATCCATCAATGCAGaggcttccttcctttctgtgctGAATGGCAAGTTCTCAGTCAGCTCTCAGGAGACTAAGATGCACAATGTCTATGATGAGACGGTCACCACACGGGTGCAAGTGCGATATCACATCTATTCTGTGAAATCCCAGCCCTCTTTCACCTTGGACAAGGATTTCCGTCATCAGCTACTAACCATCGGCAACCAACTTGAGAACAACCAGAGCCGAATTGCTGAATATCTTGCAGAGATGCTGGTTCTTAACTATGGCACCCATGTGCTTACAAATGTAGAGGCTGGAGCCAGCCTAATCCAGGAGGACCAGGTGAAGCGCAGTTTTGTGTTGGACAAGGAGTCTGAGAAAGCAGGTATCACTGCCTCAGCCTCTGCCACCTTTTTCAACAAGGTGAATGTAGGAATCAATTTTTCCACACAGGTCTCAGATGATCTGACAAAAGGTTACCTGGATAACACTGTGGACTCCACACTTGAGAGCTGGGGCAGTGTGCCTTTCTACCCTGGCATCACCCTCCAGAAGTGGCAAGAAGGCATCCCTAATGGCTTAGTGGCCATAGGCAAGTCTGGGTTGCCTCTGCCATTTTTCATCACAGCCGAGGCCTTGCCAGAACTACCAGAACCTACAGTTACACGAGTCGCGGCTATGGTTGAAAACGCTATCCGCCTCTACTATGCTGTGAATACCCACCCAGGCTGTGTCAAGCCTGATTCTAGCAACTTCAACTTCCAAGCCAACGTAGATGATGGGTCATGTCAAAGCTCCAACACTAACTTCACCTTTGGTGGCGTCTTCCAGGAGTGTCATGGTGTATCTGGACAGGACACACAGGAGCTCTGCCATTCATACCAGATCCAGAACCCACTGACTGGGGGCTACTCCTGCCCAACTAACTTTACTGCCGTCTTGCTGCATGGAGAGCAACGCACCACTAGCAAACCCAAGACAGAGTGCCATGAGCAGTGCCATTCCTGCTGGCTTGTATTTTCCTGCTGCAGCAGAGTGTGTGGCATCCGCTACTACCCCACTACAGTGAAGTTCAATGCCTATTGGTGTGCCGCTACAAGCTCAGTGCCTCAGAATTCAGGATTCCTTTTTGGAGGACTATATAGCAGTGGGAATGAAAACCCCATTACCAGCAACTATGCTTGCCCAGCTTACTTCTTCCCACTGGTACTTTTTGATAACCTAAAGGTGTGTGTCAGCAGTGACTATGAGATGGGAACCCGCTTTGCAGTGCCCTTTGGTGGCTTCTTTAGCTGTGAATCTGGTAACCCTTTGGCCGGGTTACTGAAGGGACAGAGTCCTGGGATCCTCCAGGACTTTTTCTACCAGGACTCCTCCACGCAATATCCCATGAAATGCCCAGCTGGACATAGTCAACATAAGGCCTACATGAGTGACGGTTGTGAAATCCTCTACTGCTTACAGGCTGGGACACTCTTTGCTCAGCAATTAGCCCCTGTCAGACTACCACCTTTCTTGCGCTCACCGTCCTCAGGTAGCAATCTTCCTGAAACCATCCTAGTGCGCACCGAGGGTAGCCTGGCCTGGGTGAAAATGCGCCAGAGTGGGATTTGGCGGTTGGCCAATGCCACAGATGAGAAGCAGATGGCTTTTCTTTTACAGGGTGAGAAAAGCTCAAGACCATCAGCAGGTGCCATTGCCGGAATTTCAGTGGCAGTGATTG